One region of Deltaproteobacteria bacterium genomic DNA includes:
- a CDS encoding isochorismate synthase encodes MDWISRLDTPEHFYFSGKEGDYEAAGAGCCEVLQDCLIEEAEARLVELWKTFPEVIVFSGMSFFGDGPSPGEWDGFGALRLTVPLLEITRRNGETRLAANGLSMAGEAPESAVKRLKERLAVLREFDSRDAPSGFPGTVFADEVPGRPGWDKMMARTLNEIRSGNIDKAVLSRKRVLVAERAWPVFGIMGSLKAVRDKSFVFLYKISREKAFLGRSPERLLKVSGRAISVDAVAGTRPRGATPAADRAFARELLESMKELSEHRIVSGCIREQMEKITVNPTISDTESLLALENVQHIITRHSGTLKNGRSVLNTLRCFHPTPAVGGYPSLKALSLLFENEPHERGWFAAPIGWMNGHDADFAVGIRSALVAGNALHVFAGAGIVDGSRADDEWLETEQKMRTIIGASEGF; translated from the coding sequence GTGGATTGGATCAGCCGCCTCGATACGCCTGAACATTTCTATTTCTCCGGCAAGGAGGGCGACTACGAGGCCGCAGGAGCCGGATGCTGCGAGGTTTTGCAGGATTGCCTGATTGAAGAGGCCGAGGCGCGGCTCGTAGAGCTCTGGAAAACCTTCCCCGAGGTCATCGTTTTTTCCGGAATGTCCTTTTTCGGAGACGGCCCCTCTCCCGGCGAATGGGACGGGTTCGGGGCTCTCAGGCTGACAGTACCGCTTCTGGAGATTACAAGAAGAAACGGGGAAACCCGGCTTGCAGCAAATGGCCTTTCAATGGCTGGCGAAGCCCCGGAAAGCGCCGTAAAAAGGCTTAAGGAGAGGCTGGCTGTCCTCAGGGAGTTCGATTCCAGGGACGCACCCTCCGGTTTTCCCGGCACGGTTTTCGCGGACGAGGTTCCCGGAAGGCCGGGATGGGATAAGATGATGGCCCGGACCCTGAATGAAATCAGGTCCGGCAACATCGACAAGGCCGTTCTTTCTCGTAAACGGGTGCTCGTGGCCGAACGAGCCTGGCCGGTTTTCGGGATCATGGGAAGCCTTAAAGCGGTGCGCGACAAGTCCTTCGTGTTCCTGTACAAGATTTCAAGGGAAAAAGCCTTCCTGGGAAGAAGCCCTGAGAGGCTCCTGAAGGTTTCCGGAAGAGCCATAAGCGTCGACGCCGTTGCGGGCACAAGACCCAGGGGGGCTACTCCCGCCGCCGACAGGGCCTTTGCGCGGGAGCTTCTGGAATCCATGAAGGAGCTTTCCGAGCACAGGATCGTTTCCGGCTGCATAAGGGAGCAGATGGAAAAGATCACCGTAAACCCGACGATTTCGGACACCGAAAGCCTGCTTGCGCTGGAAAACGTTCAGCACATCATAACAAGGCACTCCGGAACCCTCAAAAACGGGCGCAGCGTGCTGAACACGCTCAGGTGCTTCCATCCCACCCCGGCGGTGGGAGGCTACCCGTCTTTAAAGGCCCTTTCCCTGCTCTTTGAGAACGAACCCCACGAGCGGGGCTGGTTTGCAGCGCCCATAGGCTGGATGAACGGCCACGATGCCGATTTCGCAGTGGGGATAAGAAGCGCCCTGGTGGCCGGAAACGCCCTTCACGTGTTCGCCGGGGCCGGAATAGTGGACGGCTCCAGGGCGGATGACGAATGGCTCGAAACAGAGCAGAAGATGCGA